A single region of the Devosia sp. FJ2-5-3 genome encodes:
- a CDS encoding [protein-PII] uridylyltransferase produces MMLADAEAKPRKAQFALRSASALLAELDALVADQPAKSPAARALVLAHMRQTLAEARAGAEAELLATGKGTRCAQNLSAAQDEIIRAVYLFATTRVYPVDNPSGAEAIALSAVGGYGRGTLAPGSDIDLLFILPYKQTPWGEQVTEYILYMLWDLGQKVGHAVRSVDECIRMARADMTVRTATLEARFLTGDKALFDQLVTRFETEIMPRTGPEFIAAKMAERDERHRLMGNTRYVVEPNIKDGKGGLRDLNTLFWIGKYFYQVKTSQELVGKGVLTAAEYRLFSRAEDFLWAVRCHLHYVTARAEEKLTFDVQPDLARRMGYAERLGMLGVERFMKRYFLVAKDVGDLTRIICASLEFHHAKDLDLVGRVLAPFRSGKSKIKGETDFVIDTGRLNIAAADVFEKDPVNLIRMFMVAGREELLFHPDAIKHIRHSLHLIDNRLRNDPRANAHFLTILTNPLYVERILRQMNESGVLGKFVLDFGKIVALMQFNMYHHYTVDEHLIRSVGCMADIANGGLRNELPLTHELLPQLNDTRLLYVALFLHDIAKGRPEDHSIAGARIARKFCPRLGLTPAETDTVAWLIEYHLLMSEIAQARDIQDPETAKAFADIVQSPQRLALLMILTACDIRAVGPGTWTGWKGSLLRALYYATEPLLSGGHSQVSHFDRVHAARQTLAAALDKWPAEAVETYLARHYDHYWLRAEPELQLEHARMIRHADEADQPFAGSIRVKAFEGITEVSFYTPDHPRLLSLIAGACTMQDASIIGAQIFSTRDGRAIDTFRLRRSFTSDEDEKVRATRIIDTVKQLLQGKRTVLIDLGKQSRHNKRLKPFALPAQVSVSNAISEKFTVIEVSGLDRIGLLYALTREISDLSLTIGSAHIGTYGEKAVDVFYVTDLTGQKIHVKQRQKKIHDALLAVFENPTEDKKAANG; encoded by the coding sequence ATGATGCTCGCCGACGCTGAGGCCAAGCCGCGAAAAGCCCAATTCGCGCTCAGGAGCGCCTCGGCCCTTCTTGCCGAACTCGACGCCCTTGTGGCCGACCAGCCTGCCAAATCGCCTGCGGCCCGCGCCCTGGTCCTGGCCCATATGCGCCAGACCCTCGCCGAGGCGCGCGCCGGCGCCGAAGCCGAACTGCTCGCCACCGGCAAGGGCACGCGCTGCGCGCAAAATCTCTCCGCCGCCCAGGACGAGATCATTCGCGCCGTCTATCTCTTTGCCACGACGCGGGTCTATCCGGTCGACAATCCCTCCGGCGCTGAAGCCATCGCGCTTTCGGCCGTCGGCGGCTATGGCCGCGGCACGCTGGCACCCGGTTCGGACATCGATCTCCTCTTCATCCTGCCCTATAAGCAGACCCCCTGGGGCGAGCAGGTCACCGAATATATTCTCTACATGCTCTGGGACCTCGGCCAGAAGGTCGGCCACGCGGTCCGCTCGGTCGATGAATGTATCCGCATGGCCCGCGCCGACATGACCGTGCGCACCGCGACGCTGGAAGCCCGCTTCCTCACCGGCGACAAGGCCCTTTTCGACCAGCTCGTCACCCGCTTTGAAACCGAGATCATGCCCAGGACGGGCCCGGAATTCATCGCCGCGAAAATGGCCGAGCGCGACGAACGCCACCGCCTCATGGGCAATACCCGCTATGTGGTCGAGCCCAATATCAAGGACGGCAAGGGCGGCCTGCGCGACCTCAATACCCTCTTCTGGATCGGCAAGTATTTTTACCAGGTCAAGACCAGCCAGGAGCTGGTCGGCAAGGGTGTCCTCACCGCCGCCGAATACCGCCTCTTCTCCCGCGCCGAGGATTTCCTCTGGGCCGTGCGCTGCCACCTCCACTATGTGACCGCCCGCGCCGAGGAAAAGCTGACCTTCGACGTCCAGCCCGATCTCGCCCGCCGCATGGGCTATGCCGAGCGCCTCGGCATGCTCGGGGTGGAGCGCTTCATGAAGCGCTATTTCCTCGTCGCCAAGGATGTGGGCGATCTCACCCGCATTATCTGCGCCTCACTCGAATTCCACCACGCCAAGGATCTTGATCTCGTCGGCCGTGTGCTCGCACCGTTCCGCTCGGGCAAGTCCAAGATCAAGGGCGAGACCGATTTCGTCATCGACACCGGCCGGCTCAACATCGCCGCCGCCGATGTCTTCGAGAAGGATCCGGTCAACCTCATCCGCATGTTCATGGTGGCCGGCCGCGAAGAGCTGCTCTTCCATCCCGATGCCATCAAGCACATCCGCCATTCCCTGCACCTGATCGACAATCGCCTGCGCAACGATCCGCGCGCCAATGCCCACTTCCTCACCATTCTGACCAATCCGCTCTATGTCGAGCGCATCCTGCGGCAGATGAACGAGAGCGGCGTGCTGGGCAAATTCGTGCTCGATTTCGGCAAGATCGTCGCCCTGATGCAGTTCAACATGTACCACCACTATACGGTGGACGAGCATCTCATCCGCTCCGTCGGCTGCATGGCCGATATCGCCAATGGGGGTCTTCGCAACGAGCTGCCGCTGACCCATGAGCTCCTGCCCCAGCTCAACGATACCCGCCTCCTCTATGTCGCGCTCTTCCTCCACGATATCGCCAAGGGTCGCCCCGAGGATCATTCGATCGCCGGCGCCCGCATCGCCCGCAAATTCTGTCCCCGCCTCGGCCTGACGCCAGCCGAAACCGACACCGTCGCCTGGCTCATCGAATATCATTTGCTGATGAGCGAGATCGCCCAGGCCCGCGACATCCAGGATCCGGAAACGGCAAAGGCCTTTGCCGATATCGTCCAGTCGCCGCAGCGCCTTGCGCTGCTGATGATCCTCACCGCCTGCGATATCCGCGCCGTCGGCCCCGGCACCTGGACCGGCTGGAAGGGCTCGCTCCTGCGCGCCCTTTACTACGCCACCGAGCCCCTGCTTTCGGGCGGCCATAGCCAGGTCAGCCATTTCGACCGCGTCCACGCCGCCCGCCAGACGCTCGCCGCCGCCCTCGACAAATGGCCCGCAGAGGCGGTGGAGACCTATCTCGCCCGGCATTACGACCATTACTGGCTGCGTGCCGAGCCAGAGCTGCAGCTTGAGCACGCCCGCATGATCCGCCATGCCGACGAGGCCGACCAGCCCTTCGCCGGCTCAATCCGGGTAAAAGCCTTCGAAGGCATCACCGAAGTCAGCTTCTACACGCCCGACCACCCGCGCCTGCTCTCGCTCATCGCCGGCGCCTGCACCATGCAGGATGCGTCCATTATCGGCGCGCAGATCTTTTCCACCCGCGACGGCCGCGCCATCGACACCTTCCGCCTCCGCCGCAGCTTCACCTCCGACGAAGACGAAAAGGTCCGCGCCACCCGCATCATCGACACGGTCAAGCAGCTCCTCCAGGGCAAGCGCACGGTCCTCATCGATCTCGGCAAGCAGAGCCGTCACAACAAGCGCCTCAAACCCTTCGCCCTTCCCGCGCAGGTCTCGGTCTCCAACGCCATCTCGGAAAAATTCACCGTCATCGAGGTCTCAGGCCTCGACCGCATTGGCCTCCTCTACGCCCTGACCCGCGAAATCTCCGATCTCAGCCTCACCATCGGCTCCGCCCATATCGGCACCTATGGCGAAAAGGCAGTCGACGTTTTCTACGTCACCGACCTGACAGGCCAGAAGATTCACGTGAAACAGCGCCAGAAAAAAATCCACGACGCGCTTCTGGCGGTGTTCGAAAACCCCACCGAAGACAAGAAAGCCGCCAATGGCTAG
- the murJ gene encoding murein biosynthesis integral membrane protein MurJ produces MSLLKNFVSVGSWTILSRLAGFVRDALMAAVLGVGPVADAFNAAFRFPNLFRRLFAEGAFNTAFVPMFSGALEQQGEDGARELAARIMSWLVAMLVVVTILVEIFMPQIMVAFVPGFVDDKEKFDLTVLLTRIMFPYLACMSLMAAYGAILNSLGKFFAAAFAPVLLNIVNIAMLIPLATFWVQSPEDATIWVALATMGGGIAQLALVWAAIERAGFRPDFRLPRLDPEVRRFWVLAIPAILTGGITQINIFVGTIIASGADDTISILAYADRLYQLPLGIIGIAIGTVLLPELSRHLKGGRDVEARQSQEQSLFLSMLLTVPAAAALMGLAEPIVRVLFERGAFDAFATARTAEALVAFAAGLPAYVLIRVLQPGFFAREDTVTPTIFAAISVAANIAISLWLFPSLFHVGIALATAASAWLNVLMLAVALALRGHFSVPRSQWWGQTMIIAISALMGLSLMLLGERGAAHLASGVPLWRQGGVLFVLVAYGIVFYFTLIHVSGTQRLGGLLARLRRRR; encoded by the coding sequence ATGAGCCTCCTCAAAAACTTCGTCTCGGTCGGCAGCTGGACCATTCTCTCCCGCCTCGCCGGTTTTGTCCGCGATGCGCTGATGGCGGCCGTGCTCGGGGTGGGCCCGGTGGCCGACGCCTTCAACGCCGCCTTCCGTTTCCCCAATCTCTTCCGGCGCCTCTTTGCCGAGGGCGCGTTCAACACCGCCTTCGTGCCCATGTTCTCCGGCGCGCTCGAGCAACAGGGCGAAGATGGCGCGCGCGAGCTGGCCGCTCGCATCATGAGCTGGCTCGTCGCCATGCTCGTCGTGGTGACCATCCTAGTCGAAATCTTCATGCCCCAGATCATGGTGGCCTTCGTCCCCGGCTTCGTGGACGACAAGGAAAAGTTCGACCTCACGGTCCTCCTCACCCGGATCATGTTCCCCTATCTCGCCTGCATGTCGCTGATGGCGGCCTATGGCGCGATCCTCAATTCGCTGGGAAAGTTCTTCGCCGCTGCCTTTGCGCCGGTGCTGCTCAACATCGTCAACATCGCCATGCTGATCCCGCTGGCCACCTTCTGGGTGCAGTCGCCCGAAGACGCGACCATCTGGGTGGCGCTCGCCACCATGGGCGGCGGCATCGCCCAACTGGCGCTGGTCTGGGCCGCCATCGAGCGCGCCGGTTTCCGCCCCGATTTCCGCCTGCCCCGGCTCGATCCGGAAGTGCGGCGCTTCTGGGTTCTGGCCATCCCGGCCATCCTCACCGGCGGCATCACCCAGATCAACATCTTCGTCGGCACCATCATCGCCTCGGGCGCCGATGACACGATTTCCATCCTCGCCTATGCCGATCGCCTCTACCAATTGCCCCTGGGCATTATCGGCATCGCCATCGGCACCGTGCTGCTCCCCGAGTTGAGCCGCCACCTCAAGGGCGGCCGCGATGTGGAAGCCCGCCAGAGCCAGGAGCAGTCGCTCTTCCTCTCCATGCTGCTCACCGTTCCGGCCGCCGCCGCGCTGATGGGCCTGGCTGAACCCATTGTCCGCGTCCTCTTCGAACGCGGCGCCTTTGATGCCTTCGCCACCGCCCGCACCGCCGAGGCTCTCGTCGCCTTCGCCGCGGGCCTGCCCGCCTATGTGCTTATTCGCGTCCTCCAGCCGGGTTTTTTCGCCCGCGAGGATACGGTCACCCCCACCATCTTTGCCGCCATCAGCGTAGCGGCCAATATCGCCATTTCGCTCTGGCTCTTCCCCAGTCTCTTCCATGTCGGCATTGCTCTGGCCACCGCCGCCTCGGCCTGGCTCAATGTTCTCATGCTGGCAGTCGCGCTGGCCCTGCGCGGCCATTTTTCCGTCCCGCGCAGCCAGTGGTGGGGCCAGACCATGATCATCGCCATCAGCGCCCTCATGGGTCTCAGCCTCATGCTTCTCGGCGAGCGCGGGGCTGCCCATCTCGCCTCTGGCGTTCCGCTCTGGCGGCAGGGGGGCGTCCTCTTCGTCCTCGTCGCCTATGGCATCGTCTTCTACTTCACCCTCATCCATGTCAGCGGCACGCAGCGCCTCGGTGGGCTTCTCGCCCGCCTGCGCCGACGCCGCTGA